The Niastella koreensis GR20-10 genome includes a window with the following:
- a CDS encoding SDR family NAD(P)-dependent oxidoreductase, with protein sequence MKAVLITGANKGIGFETAKQLAQLGYFIYMGARDEMRGHKAVQKLNDNGINNVESVVIDVTDRNSVHQARQILEAKTGSLDILINNAGIGGELPQDLTSCDLSNLRKIFDTNFFGAIQTTQEFLPLLRKAEGASVINISSEVGSLAALSTLEDSERNRFHAYGLSKSALNAFTIMLANELRDSHITVNSVTPGHTATDLNQFKGTKTVEQGAATIVKAVTMSHPGSAKFYKDGGEARW encoded by the coding sequence ATGAAAGCAGTATTGATCACCGGGGCGAATAAAGGCATTGGTTTTGAAACCGCTAAACAACTTGCACAACTTGGATATTTCATTTATATGGGAGCGAGGGATGAAATGCGGGGACATAAAGCCGTTCAGAAATTGAACGATAACGGCATTAACAATGTAGAAAGCGTAGTAATTGATGTAACTGACAGAAATTCTGTTCATCAGGCAAGGCAGATATTGGAAGCTAAAACCGGATCATTGGATATCCTGATCAATAACGCGGGAATAGGTGGAGAACTTCCCCAGGATTTAACAAGTTGTGATTTGAGTAACCTGCGAAAGATATTCGATACCAATTTTTTTGGAGCAATACAAACTACACAGGAATTTCTGCCACTGTTGAGGAAAGCTGAAGGAGCATCTGTTATTAATATTTCCAGTGAGGTTGGTTCGCTGGCCGCTTTGAGTACACTTGAAGATTCAGAAAGAAATAGGTTTCATGCCTATGGCTTGTCCAAGAGCGCTCTAAACGCTTTTACAATAATGTTGGCTAATGAACTTCGTGACAGTCATATCACAGTAAACAGCGTAACTCCAGGGCATACTGCTACTGATCTGAATCAATTCAAGGGAACGAAAACAGTGGAGCAAGGTGCAGCAACCATTGTGAAAGCGGTAACGATGTCCCATCCTGGTAGTGCAAAATTCTATAAAGATGGAGGCGAAGCACGCTGGTAA
- a CDS encoding helix-turn-helix domain-containing protein, with translation MQEVMKSGNTPMLFPYEPAEYWQNIRQIVREEVSKMDKEKPDPGSVLKTPGLTYKPLLKISELCTLFQVTKPTIYGWIKVGKIKPVKVRSRVYFLWQDVTQLMSTQTVANE, from the coding sequence ATGCAAGAAGTAATGAAGAGCGGAAATACACCCATGTTATTTCCATACGAACCTGCGGAGTATTGGCAAAACATCAGGCAAATTGTCCGGGAAGAGGTAAGCAAAATGGATAAGGAAAAACCAGATCCTGGTTCAGTCCTAAAAACACCCGGCCTCACCTACAAACCCCTGTTAAAAATATCCGAACTCTGCACCCTTTTCCAGGTCACCAAACCGACCATTTACGGGTGGATCAAGGTTGGAAAAATCAAGCCGGTAAAAGTGCGTTCAAGGGTGTATTTCCTGTGGCAGGATGTAACGCAATTAATGAGTACTCAAACAGTCGCCAACGAGTGA
- a CDS encoding relaxase/mobilization nuclease domain-containing protein, with product MDARIIKGSNLSNTLNYNEHKVQQGVAECIHSANYAKDTEKLNFYDKLRRLEHQASLNENVKANSVHISLNFDSVDQLDKQKLSAITDTYMQQIGFGNQPYLVYEHRDAGHKHIHIVTTNIQQNGRRIDMNNIGRNQSEKARKAIEQEFKLVPAEYHKQDQKQHLKQQLIVTPKRVEYGKTETKHAIQNVLDYVIRRYKYTSLPELNAVLKQYNVMADPGKGGSRIHKNGGLVYRVLDANGKKIGVPIKASAFYNTHFKISCDLLLFWILELSITN from the coding sequence GTGGATGCAAGAATAATCAAAGGGAGTAATCTTTCAAATACGCTCAATTATAACGAGCACAAAGTTCAGCAGGGCGTTGCTGAATGCATCCATTCAGCCAACTATGCGAAGGACACAGAAAAGTTGAACTTTTATGATAAACTGCGCAGGCTGGAACATCAGGCATCACTAAATGAAAATGTGAAGGCAAACAGCGTTCACATCTCCCTGAATTTCGACAGCGTCGACCAGCTTGACAAACAAAAGCTGTCAGCCATCACCGATACCTACATGCAACAGATTGGATTCGGGAACCAGCCCTACCTTGTTTATGAACATAGAGACGCGGGCCACAAACACATCCACATTGTCACCACCAACATCCAGCAAAACGGCCGGCGGATCGATATGAATAATATCGGCCGCAATCAGTCTGAAAAGGCGCGGAAAGCGATTGAACAGGAATTTAAATTGGTACCCGCAGAATACCATAAACAGGATCAAAAACAGCACCTAAAGCAGCAACTGATAGTGACACCCAAACGAGTGGAATATGGCAAAACCGAAACCAAGCATGCTATCCAGAACGTATTGGATTATGTGATCCGGCGATACAAATACACTTCATTGCCGGAATTAAATGCCGTTCTGAAGCAATACAATGTCATGGCCGACCCCGGCAAAGGCGGTTCCCGTATTCATAAAAACGGCGGGTTGGTTTACCGGGTACTCGATGCTAACGGAAAAAAAATCGGCGTACCTATCAAAGCAAGTGCTTTTTATAACACCCACTTTAAAATTTCTTGCGATTTGCTTTTGTTCTGGATCTTGGAGTTATCCATCACAAATTGA
- a CDS encoding tyrosine-type recombinase/integrase, translated as MNAYLKEIADLCGIHKTLTYHIARHTFATTVTLTNGVPIETVSKMLGHRNLRTAQHYAKILDKKIGEDMKHLRNKFK; from the coding sequence ATGAATGCTTACCTGAAGGAGATTGCTGATCTGTGTGGGATACATAAGACGCTTACTTACCACATTGCCAGGCATACCTTTGCAACCACCGTAACGCTTACTAACGGAGTGCCTATCGAAACGGTATCAAAGATGCTCGGCCACCGGAATTTGCGGACTGCGCAACATTATGCAAAGATCCTGGATAAGAAGATTGGGGAGGATATGAAGCATTTAAGGAATAAGTTTAAATAG
- a CDS encoding adenylate kinase family protein, whose protein sequence is MEILIITGPPYSGKGTQCEILKTKLGFNHISTGDRIRKEKDEKTSIGKAMTEYEENGNLVPDHIMQKLIGQIIDENSNAKGIILDGYPRTKAQVDTILNLLIERKLGIKAVINIDVPKEELLARAQKRAVSSNRKDDLNSDIHLKRIEIFEAATRPAIDYMKGKFKVVDINGLGTIENITTAISETLNACR, encoded by the coding sequence ATGGAAATATTGATTATAACCGGACCACCCTATTCGGGAAAAGGAACTCAATGCGAAATACTTAAGACGAAATTAGGTTTTAACCATATTTCAACTGGGGACAGAATACGAAAAGAAAAAGATGAAAAAACCTCAATCGGAAAAGCGATGACCGAATATGAGGAAAATGGGAATTTAGTACCTGACCATATAATGCAAAAATTAATCGGGCAAATTATTGACGAAAACTCCAACGCTAAAGGAATTATTCTGGACGGTTATCCAAGAACTAAAGCACAAGTTGACACGATTCTAAATCTGTTGATTGAAAGAAAATTAGGCATTAAGGCCGTAATTAACATAGACGTGCCGAAAGAAGAATTGTTAGCAAGAGCACAAAAAAGAGCGGTAAGCTCCAATAGGAAAGACGACCTGAATTCTGATATTCATTTAAAACGAATTGAAATATTTGAAGCAGCTACTCGACCTGCAATAGATTATATGAAAGGGAAGTTTAAAGTTGTTGACATAAATGGACTTGGAACAATCGAAAACATAACAACAGCAATAAGCGAGACGTTAAATGCCTGCCGCTAA
- a CDS encoding GmrSD restriction endonuclease domain-containing protein codes for MIRQETFEKIFREHLKVETYSKSIDSLFSPRLKNKIDYKPYYQRNYVWDYNKATYFLESILLGTEIPPLIFFDNNSGIEIIDGRQRFETIMRFMENKFPLKPKGLQVLGQLKNKYFDDLAKDDREIIEKFLDAKLRIIEFKLVNDPPLDKYLEDRVKKEIFSRYNSGITPLKKSEIDNAVYDEDSLSSAFKEFLESNEELLDELFYTFFKTNDGESKEKPLEKIMTFIRKSLVLPMTPIAYYARGTNRTDLLTKLYEKISDDSVDDEKQVIESFKRKLDFISSVRRYAAKAGLKTNRLALECFLWALGVLELEDIVLDFADSKLIEEIGEFIDANIEKYSDQDYGFNKQVITRYLTTCRFIEQKYKIDTSVYISPDELKRLEIKELIKPNDTNTKLSELESLRLNKPEPSRISIDDVVRLMNKRRFLVRPSYQRKEVINPKKASAIIESILLGIALPAIFIYKREDNVSEVIDGQQRLLTLLGFIGSEYVDEKGKSQNSKNHKFSLRKMKILKELDGRSFDKLDEEFKNKIYDFPLYLVEIDQVRNAEFDPIDLFIRLNDKPFPIRENSFEMWNSWVDVDFINNIKSLKSSTESWFFVKQLKTTNDRDRMENEELLTSLIFLEYNSLYNSRKSLDIYQKEDRLNARISDKVLITNLLIDLTENKEDKSEHFETAIKNIKSFIKKLKYVLLDKDKPRDEVFDYLKHELDEIFKAGKDPRYFRRTLQDFYFIWLMISEINFEMIKYHRLQIKERVKLLFMYLKNIPLADSQNNKGLHEFLRTLNELKEEYKMIERKILLTEEHKLNLIKQQQGMSAISNAPIFLGDDIEVDHEIPISKGGKDEIENLNIVHKDENRKKGASL; via the coding sequence ATGATCAGGCAAGAAACATTTGAAAAGATTTTCCGAGAGCATCTAAAAGTTGAAACATATTCAAAGTCTATCGACAGTTTATTTAGCCCAAGGCTTAAAAATAAAATTGACTATAAGCCATATTACCAAAGAAATTATGTTTGGGATTATAATAAAGCTACTTACTTTCTTGAGAGTATATTACTTGGTACGGAAATACCACCTTTGATATTTTTTGATAATAATTCTGGAATAGAAATTATTGATGGTAGGCAAAGGTTTGAAACAATTATGAGGTTTATGGAAAATAAGTTTCCTTTGAAGCCCAAAGGATTACAGGTTCTTGGCCAACTAAAAAACAAATACTTCGATGATCTCGCAAAAGATGACCGTGAAATAATTGAAAAATTCCTGGATGCAAAACTTAGAATTATAGAATTTAAGCTTGTAAACGATCCTCCACTCGACAAATATTTAGAAGATAGAGTAAAAAAGGAAATATTTTCTAGATATAACTCAGGAATAACACCACTGAAGAAATCTGAAATTGATAATGCAGTTTATGATGAAGATTCCTTATCATCGGCATTTAAAGAGTTTCTTGAAAGTAATGAGGAATTGTTAGATGAATTATTTTATACCTTTTTTAAAACTAATGATGGGGAATCCAAAGAGAAGCCACTGGAAAAGATTATGACTTTTATTCGTAAAAGCCTGGTATTGCCAATGACACCAATTGCCTATTATGCAAGAGGTACAAATCGTACCGATTTGTTAACAAAACTATATGAGAAAATTTCGGATGATAGTGTGGATGACGAGAAACAAGTTATAGAGTCATTTAAACGAAAACTTGATTTTATTTCCTCAGTAAGGAGATATGCCGCAAAGGCTGGCCTTAAAACTAACAGATTGGCATTGGAATGCTTTCTTTGGGCATTAGGCGTTTTGGAGCTAGAAGATATAGTGTTGGACTTTGCAGACTCTAAACTGATTGAAGAAATAGGTGAATTTATAGATGCTAATATTGAAAAATATTCAGATCAAGATTACGGATTTAATAAGCAAGTTATAACACGATACCTAACGACCTGTCGTTTTATTGAACAAAAGTATAAAATAGATACAAGCGTTTACATTTCACCAGATGAACTAAAACGATTGGAAATAAAAGAACTGATTAAACCCAATGATACAAATACGAAACTTTCAGAACTTGAATCTTTAAGGCTTAATAAGCCCGAACCATCTAGGATTTCAATTGATGATGTGGTTAGATTGATGAACAAGCGTAGGTTTTTAGTACGCCCTTCATATCAAAGGAAAGAAGTTATAAATCCTAAAAAAGCATCTGCTATAATAGAAAGCATTCTTTTAGGGATCGCTCTTCCTGCAATTTTTATTTATAAGAGGGAAGATAATGTTAGTGAAGTTATTGACGGACAGCAACGATTATTAACATTGCTAGGGTTCATTGGTTCTGAATATGTTGATGAGAAGGGGAAGTCTCAAAATTCAAAAAATCACAAATTTTCATTAAGAAAAATGAAAATTCTTAAAGAGCTTGATGGGAGAAGTTTTGATAAATTGGATGAAGAGTTTAAAAATAAAATATACGACTTTCCCCTTTACTTAGTTGAAATTGATCAGGTTAGAAATGCCGAATTTGATCCCATAGATTTGTTTATTAGATTAAATGATAAACCTTTTCCGATAAGGGAAAATTCATTTGAAATGTGGAATTCATGGGTTGATGTTGATTTTATTAATAATATCAAAAGTCTTAAGAGTTCAACAGAATCCTGGTTTTTTGTTAAACAATTAAAGACAACTAATGATAGGGATAGGATGGAAAATGAGGAATTGTTGACGTCACTTATATTTCTTGAGTATAATTCTTTATACAACTCTAGAAAATCTCTCGATATTTATCAGAAGGAGGACCGATTGAACGCCAGAATAAGCGATAAGGTTTTAATTACTAATTTATTAATAGATTTAACAGAAAATAAAGAAGATAAGAGTGAACATTTCGAAACAGCTATAAAAAATATTAAGTCTTTTATTAAAAAATTGAAATATGTCCTCCTTGATAAAGATAAACCGAGAGATGAAGTTTTTGACTACTTAAAACATGAGCTAGATGAAATTTTCAAAGCCGGTAAAGATCCAAGGTACTTTAGACGAACTCTTCAGGACTTTTATTTTATTTGGTTAATGATAAGTGAGATAAATTTTGAAATGATCAAGTACCATCGACTGCAAATTAAGGAGCGAGTTAAATTACTTTTCATGTATCTCAAGAATATACCTTTGGCTGATTCGCAAAACAATAAGGGTTTGCATGAGTTTTTACGTACGCTTAATGAATTAAAGGAGGAATACAAAATGATTGAAAGAAAGATTTTACTTACAGAGGAGCATAAGTTAAATCTTATTAAACAGCAGCAGGGTATGAGTGCTATATCGAATGCTCCAATATTTTTGGGGGATGATATTGAAGTAGACCACGAAATTCCTATTTCAAAAGGTGGAAAGGACGAAATTGAAAATTTAAACATAGTTCACAAAGACGAAAATAGAAAAAAGGGAGCTTCGCTATAG
- a CDS encoding ATP-dependent endonuclease, with protein MKIKSASFKNFKTFSEAGIFFSLNDLTALIGENSVGKSNVLEGIDLFFNFSKSKIFINSFHHDNYLRPIVIELTFHKLTDGESRIFKSHLDEMGNLTVTQYIECVCTNDEKPLAEANMDEIDFIESKHGTKLQPTTEYDWTVLQDDKLPTKANVKAWWKKELKVGDFDFKTLFNSKDEPTQEVYVEKLRLLWNEYSGNIPQEQITGDEKMLGWKSKLKANLPKYFYIPAIKNVADDLKNTKSSALGELINWISSSVSKEIKNEFKVKSTELVGDLLKKIDIDDDGNSKIGMINKALNENVGFDIGCSLELKFGSPEMDDLIFPEPKVYGNDGYYSEITEKGHGIQRLALFSLLRTYNTFDFGKKNAEKNIIIGIEEPEIYLHPPLKRSTYSLLQRISRGDDQVIYCTHDSLFLSVEFFDEIRMFRKSDGNNPETKVYEFSVSQLVEFYKKLYGKTIDEKSIRHRFYHIIDESKNEGFFAKKVVLIEGDTEKYALPNYFKAKGFNLDVNRVAIISAGSVDNISYLLLIFNEFRVPCYVIFDGDKPKDEPSTYTDSSRDDLINKSIRNKELFQLLNKPVTNEQFFFPATSVDQNFTVWERNFEDEFHRSLVNYNQLKSEAKKLYGNDSKPLTARYISEKISNDPAKIDAKIDSMINKLKELKWNKSIVE; from the coding sequence ATGAAAATTAAATCTGCAAGTTTCAAAAATTTCAAAACCTTTAGCGAGGCAGGGATATTCTTTTCTTTAAATGACTTAACAGCACTAATAGGCGAAAATAGTGTAGGTAAGTCTAATGTTTTAGAAGGCATAGATTTATTCTTCAACTTTAGCAAATCAAAAATATTTATTAATAGCTTTCACCATGATAATTATCTCAGACCTATTGTTATTGAGTTAACATTTCACAAATTAACAGACGGAGAGTCGAGGATTTTTAAATCCCATTTGGATGAAATGGGAAATTTAACAGTCACTCAATATATAGAATGTGTTTGTACAAATGACGAAAAACCATTAGCCGAAGCAAATATGGATGAAATTGATTTTATAGAATCAAAGCATGGAACAAAACTCCAGCCAACTACGGAATATGACTGGACTGTATTGCAAGACGATAAGCTTCCTACAAAAGCGAATGTAAAAGCGTGGTGGAAAAAGGAATTGAAAGTAGGAGACTTTGATTTTAAGACTCTTTTTAATTCAAAGGATGAGCCAACGCAAGAGGTATATGTTGAAAAGTTACGCTTGCTTTGGAATGAGTACTCTGGTAATATACCACAAGAACAGATTACAGGCGATGAAAAAATGCTAGGTTGGAAAAGTAAATTGAAAGCCAATTTGCCTAAATATTTCTATATTCCAGCCATTAAAAATGTTGCGGATGATTTGAAAAATACGAAGTCTAGTGCATTGGGCGAGTTGATAAATTGGATATCAAGCTCAGTCTCCAAAGAAATAAAAAATGAGTTTAAAGTGAAGTCAACTGAACTAGTGGGTGACCTTCTAAAGAAAATAGATATTGACGATGATGGCAATTCAAAGATTGGGATGATTAATAAAGCGTTAAATGAAAATGTTGGTTTTGATATAGGTTGCTCTTTAGAATTAAAATTTGGAAGTCCAGAAATGGATGACTTAATATTTCCGGAGCCTAAAGTTTATGGTAATGATGGTTATTATTCAGAAATTACTGAAAAAGGACATGGAATTCAAAGACTAGCTTTGTTTTCCTTACTACGGACATATAATACTTTCGATTTCGGTAAAAAAAATGCGGAGAAAAATATTATTATTGGAATAGAAGAACCGGAAATTTATCTTCATCCTCCCTTAAAGCGTTCTACATATTCATTATTACAAAGAATTTCCCGAGGCGATGATCAGGTAATTTATTGTACTCATGATAGTTTATTCTTATCTGTTGAGTTTTTTGATGAGATAAGAATGTTTAGGAAATCCGATGGTAATAATCCTGAAACAAAAGTATATGAGTTCTCGGTGTCTCAACTTGTTGAATTTTATAAGAAACTATATGGGAAAACAATCGATGAGAAAAGTATAAGACATAGATTTTATCATATCATTGATGAGTCTAAAAACGAAGGTTTTTTTGCAAAAAAGGTTGTTTTAATAGAGGGTGACACTGAAAAATACGCTTTGCCTAACTACTTTAAGGCTAAAGGATTTAATTTGGATGTTAATAGAGTTGCTATAATTAGCGCTGGTTCGGTCGATAACATTTCCTATCTACTTTTAATATTTAATGAGTTCAGAGTTCCATGTTATGTAATATTCGATGGGGATAAACCAAAGGATGAGCCTTCAACATACACCGATTCAAGTAGAGATGATTTAATTAACAAGTCAATTCGAAATAAGGAATTGTTTCAATTGCTTAATAAGCCAGTAACAAATGAACAATTCTTTTTCCCAGCAACGTCTGTAGATCAAAATTTTACAGTATGGGAAAGAAATTTTGAAGATGAGTTTCATAGGAGTCTTGTGAATTATAACCAACTTAAAAGTGAGGCTAAAAAGCTTTATGGTAATGACAGTAAACCATTAACTGCGCGTTACATTTCTGAGAAAATTTCGAATGACCCGGCGAAGATTGATGCCAAAATTGATTCTATGATTAATAAGCTAAAGGAATTAAAATGGAATAAGTCCATCGTTGAATAG
- a CDS encoding helix-turn-helix domain-containing protein, whose product MQELMKSGNTPMLFPYEPAEYWQNIRQIIREEVSKIEKEKPDPGSVLKTPGLTYKPLLKISELCTLFQVTKPTIYGWIKIGKIKPVKVRSRVYFLWQDVTQLMSTQTGSNE is encoded by the coding sequence ATGCAAGAACTAATGAAGAGCGGAAATACCCCCATGCTATTTCCATATGAACCTGCGGAGTATTGGCAAAACATCAGGCAAATTATCCGGGAAGAGGTAAGCAAAATAGAGAAGGAAAAACCGGATCCTGGTTCAGTGCTAAAAACACCCGGCCTCACCTACAAACCCCTGTTAAAGATATCTGAACTCTGCACGCTTTTCCAAGTCACCAAACCTACCATTTACGGGTGGATCAAGATCGGAAAAATCAAGCCGGTAAAAGTGCGCTCACGGGTGTATTTCCTGTGGCAGGATGTGACACAATTAATGAGCACTCAAACTGGCTCCAACGAATGA
- a CDS encoding plasmid mobilization protein translates to MKRTNNKNRTRKVTIRLTPEEYEQLSNRYKKTTCRKLSDYVRNLLFQGKVTILTRDQSMDAFMAELILMKSELNAVGNNFNQAVRKLNAMQHYPELKIWLLTHTQMAQDVVKKVDTIKINIAKFSDKWLQE, encoded by the coding sequence ATGAAGCGAACGAACAACAAAAACAGAACAAGAAAGGTAACCATCCGGCTTACGCCGGAAGAGTATGAACAGCTAAGTAACCGGTATAAAAAAACGACCTGCCGGAAGCTGAGCGATTACGTTAGAAATCTACTATTTCAGGGCAAGGTAACCATCCTTACCCGCGACCAATCTATGGATGCCTTTATGGCAGAGTTGATCCTGATGAAATCCGAATTAAATGCCGTCGGAAATAACTTCAACCAGGCCGTCAGAAAGTTGAATGCGATGCAACATTATCCTGAATTAAAAATATGGCTACTAACCCATACGCAAATGGCGCAGGACGTAGTCAAAAAAGTAGACACTATTAAAATAAACATCGCAAAATTTTCTGACAAATGGTTGCAAGAATAA